The window GGGATACACCCAGTAGTACAGGTGAGACGCCCAGCCGATTACGAACTTGGCGATTCGCGCGAACCGGTAGGCGTGGGTGGTCTTGAGAAATGCCTGCTCGGCGAACAGGTAGGAACTCCCGGCGCCGGGGTAGAGCTTGGCGAGCTCCGAATATGACAAGGCAGTGGCATAGGCAAGCAGCAGTGCTACGAAGATTCCGGCCCACATCACCAGACCCGAGGGAAACACGTAGCCCGCCTGCAATACGAACGTGATCCACAGAAAAGCGCCCGGAGCGATCAGCGCCATTGCATTAACGGTAACGCCGGTCAGACCCAGCGTCGGCACCATCTTGACTTCTGCTTTCTCTGCCATCCTTTCCTCCTCGGGTTTGGCCACCGCTCGACCCGTGGTGCGAGACGCGTTCGAACCAAAAGCCGCGCGACGCCCCTACTCAAGAAGGATGCCAGCAGACGATGCGCTCCGCGTTTCCTGCAATTTGCAACGCGCCGACGATACACGATGCTGCTGATCGTGCCCGCTCGCTAGGCAAGCGCAGCCTGTTTATTGTTCAGCGTGTGAAGTGCAGACGCAGCTACTCGACCGAAAGTTGTATATTAACTATCTGTATCGCAAATACACAGCGAGTTAATTGTCTCCAGTTCTACATAGAAAGTTGGATAGACACTAGATGGAAGGTTGGAAGCGCGGAAATTACTTTTTGGGTTTTCCTAAAATACGCAGACAGTGCTCGCAGCTTTGAAGAGCGCCCGGTGCCCGCCGCCCAACCGGTCACCTGCTTCTAGGGGCTGCCCTGACCGGCTCGTTGAGCCTCGGGATCTGCGCGCGCTGTCGCGCAGCGGTCCTGGCGCTGAAGCGCCTCGAGGGCGGACAGATGCTGGTTATCGTCGATTACGGTGCGAGAAAGGAGCAGGCCTCGCTTCGATGGAGCGAAGACGATGACGCGCTGGAGCGCGTTGTCCGACAGCGGTAAGGTCTGGCCGCGTTGCACCAGCAAGAGTTCGAGAGAATCGCCCGTCACTTCACGATCATTGCGGACGAAGAAGTTGTTGGTGGCGGCGTCGAAAGCGGAGACCGACCAGTAAGTCGAATGTGGCACACTGGCGATAACCCGCAGGGGCCCGCTCGACAAATCGAATGGACAGCTTGCATACAGGATGTCGGGACTTGGGCGCACCACCACGCGCGAAGCGGCAGTGGGCCGCGTCCCGAAGTGCATTGCGTTCGGCTCTCCCATGGTCCTGAGCGCGCGTCGCATGACCAGCCGCGGCAGCGCGTAGAGCGTGCCGAAATGCACGAGGAGTGCGATCGCGAGCGTGGCGGCCAACCACGATCCAAGGTCTCGTGCGCGCGGGTTCATGGACAGCTCACCTTCTTGACTGTCGGCAGCACAACCTGGGCCGGGTCGAACGCGACCCGCGGGCCAGGATTGTAAAGCCGCAAGCTCAGCGAGAAGCGGCCGGGCCCGAGCGGAATCCAAT of the Candidatus Binataceae bacterium genome contains:
- a CDS encoding DUF1254 domain-containing protein, with amino-acid sequence MNPRARDLGSWLAATLAIALLVHFGTLYALPRLVMRRALRTMGEPNAMHFGTRPTAASRVVVRPSPDILYASCPFDLSSGPLRVIASVPHSTYWSVSAFDAATNNFFVRNDREVTGDSLELLLVQRGQTLPLSDNALQRVIVFAPSKRGLLLSRTVIDDNQHLSALEALQRQDRCATARADPEAQRAGQGSP